In a single window of the Candidatus Eisenbacteria bacterium genome:
- a CDS encoding molybdopterin molybdotransferase MoeA: MEASRGGAATRREGVHGAPRLTVQRIELSFAEARARAVESLSSLPAVVLPLARCAGRALRRDAVAPHALPPFRNSAMDGWAVRAADLSRASASTPVTLRVAGALPAGTVSAKALGPGEAMRIMTGAMPPEGADAVVPFEDAESGADGNGETMTARRPSEPGDHLRPAGADVGPAERVLAEGRELSAHDLALLAALGLSELEVSPAPRVAVISTGDELLDPAEPLRPGALRDSNLGMLTLLATQAGAEVAIAERLPDDPGRVAARIHEAIATCDAVLTIGGVSAGDFDPVKLALSRLGEVELWRVAMRPGRPQAHGRPKGRFFHGLPGNPASVACVFEALVRPALRRLQGFADLDRPRAPVRIAREIESRPGRTDFVRCTLGWREGELWALPAGGQVSGHLAPQSRAHALVIVPAEAPGLREGESAEALVLRLP, encoded by the coding sequence GTGGAAGCGTCGCGAGGCGGTGCCGCGACGCGCCGCGAAGGCGTCCACGGCGCGCCGCGCCTGACCGTGCAGCGGATCGAGCTGTCCTTCGCCGAAGCCCGCGCCCGCGCGGTCGAGTCGCTCTCGAGCCTGCCGGCGGTCGTGCTCCCGCTCGCGCGCTGCGCGGGCCGCGCGCTTCGCCGTGACGCCGTCGCGCCGCATGCGCTGCCGCCCTTTCGCAACTCGGCGATGGACGGCTGGGCCGTCCGCGCCGCCGACCTCTCGCGCGCCTCCGCCTCGACGCCCGTGACGCTGCGCGTCGCCGGCGCCCTGCCCGCGGGCACGGTGTCCGCGAAGGCACTCGGACCCGGCGAGGCGATGCGCATCATGACCGGGGCGATGCCGCCGGAGGGAGCCGACGCGGTCGTCCCGTTCGAGGATGCCGAAAGCGGCGCCGACGGGAACGGCGAGACCATGACCGCGCGCCGCCCGTCCGAGCCGGGCGATCATCTGCGCCCGGCCGGCGCCGATGTCGGTCCGGCCGAGCGCGTGCTGGCTGAGGGACGGGAGCTCTCGGCACACGACCTGGCGCTGCTCGCGGCGCTGGGCCTGTCGGAGCTCGAAGTCTCCCCCGCGCCGCGCGTGGCGGTGATCTCGACCGGCGACGAACTGCTCGACCCCGCCGAGCCCCTGCGCCCGGGCGCGCTCCGGGACAGCAACCTCGGAATGCTGACCCTGCTCGCCACGCAGGCCGGCGCCGAGGTGGCGATCGCCGAGCGCCTGCCCGACGATCCCGGGCGCGTGGCTGCCCGCATTCACGAGGCGATCGCGACCTGCGACGCGGTCCTGACCATCGGCGGGGTCTCGGCGGGCGACTTCGACCCCGTCAAGCTCGCGCTCTCGCGCCTCGGCGAGGTCGAGCTCTGGCGCGTGGCCATGCGCCCCGGCCGACCGCAGGCGCACGGCCGCCCGAAGGGCCGCTTCTTCCACGGCCTGCCCGGAAACCCCGCCTCCGTCGCCTGCGTCTTCGAAGCGCTCGTCCGTCCGGCATTGCGCCGCCTGCAGGGATTCGCCGACCTCGACCGCCCGCGCGCGCCGGTGCGCATCGCCCGCGAGATCGAATCGCGGCCCGGACGCACGGACTTCGTGCGCTGCACGCTCGGCTGGCGGGAAGGTGAGTTGTGGGCGCTGCCCGCGGGCGGGCAGGTCTCGGGGCATCTCGCGCCCCAGTCGCGCGCGCACGCGCTCGTGATCGTGCCGGCCGAGGCGCCCGGGTTGCGCGAAGGCGAGTCCGCCGAGGCGCTGGTGCTTCGCCTGCCCTGA
- a CDS encoding DEAD/DEAH box helicase gives MMFNTLGLPAPMAQAVRAAGWTEPTPIQAKAIPVILQGNDLIGNAVSGSGKTGAFLLPGFARLIDGPQKLRALVLTPTREHAAQVETLARDFARFTELRVGMVHNATPLPVQEKLLRDNAVDVLIATVDRLLELQEHKVIGFEDVEILVLDEADRMVDMGQAGDIRRLLKLLPETRQTLLFSATMAPELNRLAKEALIEPVRVDLTAPQPTGITHAIYPVPRHLKIELLDRLLSRSGEVRSTIVFTRQREGADRLARQLERRKYTVTTLHERKSQTERERAMEDLKRGRLQIAVTTDLAARGLELGGVAHVVNFDVPPTPEDYVHRIGRAARPDAQGDAFTLMAPEEQRHLAAIERFVGRAIPRVLLPDFDYKLSASQLQQTVIYDDERVRAARRAAMGKVGPYALARAPGQGRAAPPSRGVAAPSRGPAAPSRSLSSTVRGPAAPARAGVAPAPASAAGARRTLPTAATTQRPASPPVRTRPVTGAAAARPKTVTSAKPKGDATAKHKLGARAKPAPKPKAKAKARPAAARAKK, from the coding sequence ATGATGTTCAATACGCTGGGCCTGCCGGCGCCGATGGCGCAGGCGGTCCGGGCCGCCGGCTGGACCGAACCCACCCCGATCCAGGCCAAGGCGATCCCGGTCATCCTCCAGGGCAACGACCTCATCGGGAACGCCGTGAGCGGCTCGGGAAAGACGGGCGCGTTCCTGCTTCCGGGCTTCGCGCGCCTCATTGACGGACCGCAGAAGCTGCGCGCGCTCGTGCTCACGCCGACCCGCGAGCACGCCGCCCAGGTCGAGACCCTGGCCCGTGACTTCGCCCGCTTCACCGAGCTGCGGGTCGGCATGGTGCACAACGCGACGCCGCTGCCGGTGCAGGAGAAGCTGCTCCGCGACAACGCCGTGGACGTGCTGATCGCGACGGTGGACCGCCTGCTGGAACTTCAGGAGCACAAGGTGATCGGCTTCGAGGACGTCGAGATCCTCGTGCTCGACGAAGCCGACCGCATGGTGGACATGGGTCAGGCCGGCGACATCCGCAGGCTGCTCAAGCTGCTGCCGGAAACCCGTCAGACGCTGCTCTTCTCGGCGACCATGGCGCCGGAGCTGAACCGGCTCGCCAAGGAGGCGCTGATCGAACCGGTGCGCGTGGACCTCACGGCTCCGCAGCCGACCGGCATCACGCACGCCATCTATCCCGTGCCCAGGCACCTCAAGATCGAGCTGCTCGACCGGCTGCTTTCGCGCTCCGGCGAGGTGCGCAGCACGATCGTTTTCACCCGCCAGCGGGAGGGCGCAGACCGGCTCGCGCGCCAGCTCGAGCGGCGCAAGTACACGGTCACGACGCTGCACGAGCGCAAGAGCCAGACGGAGCGCGAGCGGGCGATGGAGGATCTGAAGCGCGGGCGGCTGCAGATCGCGGTCACGACCGACCTTGCCGCGCGCGGCCTCGAGCTCGGCGGCGTCGCGCACGTCGTCAACTTCGACGTGCCCCCGACGCCCGAGGACTACGTCCACCGCATCGGCCGAGCCGCGCGGCCCGACGCGCAGGGCGACGCCTTCACGCTCATGGCCCCCGAGGAGCAGCGCCACCTCGCGGCCATCGAGCGCTTCGTCGGCCGCGCGATCCCGCGCGTGCTGCTGCCCGACTTCGACTACAAGCTGAGCGCCTCGCAGCTCCAGCAGACCGTGATCTACGACGACGAACGCGTGCGCGCCGCGCGCCGCGCCGCGATGGGCAAGGTGGGTCCGTACGCGCTCGCCCGCGCTCCGGGCCAGGGCCGAGCCGCGCCGCCCTCGCGTGGCGTCGCGGCTCCCTCGCGCGGTCCGGCCGCGCCTTCGCGGAGCCTCTCCTCTACCGTCCGCGGCCCGGCTGCGCCCGCGCGCGCGGGCGTCGCCCCGGCGCCGGCGAGCGCCGCCGGCGCGCGCCGCACCCTGCCCACGGCCGCGACGACACAGCGACCGGCCAGCCCGCCGGTGAGAACGCGGCCCGTCACCGGCGCAGCCGCGGCCCGGCCGAAGACCGTCACGTCCGCGAAGCCGAAGGGCGATGCGACGGCGAAGCACAAGCTCGGCGCACGGGCGAAGCCCGCCCCGAAGCCGAAGGCGAAAGCGAAAGCCAGGCCGGCGGCGGCGCGCGCGAAGAAGTAG
- a CDS encoding NADH-quinone oxidoreductase subunit N, with protein MSLVPQPSFLPVDWWALAPVIALTAGTILLLLLEFVPSRPGDSRGGIVSLLALAFAGWAVWRVAGDKRELFGGMFVHDPFTVVFTLMFVAIGVLSVLTSWDYLKRTKINQAEYYALLLSSVLGMIVMAASNDLVTIFIGLELMSLSLYVLVGFRRTRLESNEASLKYFLLGAFASGFLLYGIALLYGATGTSNLARMGAFLSDTPLLGNPLLVIGALLVFTGFAFKVAAVPFHMWTPDAYEGAPTAVTGFMSVGAKAAGFAALLRVGLRALEPLQVDWVPLLAVVAFLTMTVGNVTALLQNNLKRMLAYSSIAHAGYILVAVAAGGPEGASAAVFYLAVYSFMNLGAFSVLTMMGRGRDERVLMSDLSGLGFRQPFLGLAMTVFMVSLGGIPPTAGFMGKVYVFGAAMKNPALLWLVVAGVLNSVVSVYYYLRVTVAMYMREPEGEPVQVSWGVPVALAVVLALVATLWFGVQANGLWAMARDSVLGLL; from the coding sequence ACGATCCTGCTGCTGCTGCTCGAGTTCGTCCCGTCGCGGCCCGGCGACAGCCGCGGCGGCATCGTCTCCTTGCTCGCGCTGGCCTTCGCCGGCTGGGCGGTGTGGCGCGTCGCCGGCGACAAGCGCGAGCTGTTCGGCGGCATGTTCGTGCACGACCCGTTCACGGTGGTCTTCACGCTGATGTTCGTCGCCATCGGCGTCCTGTCGGTTCTGACCTCGTGGGACTACCTGAAACGCACGAAGATCAACCAGGCCGAGTACTACGCGCTGCTGCTCTCGAGCGTGCTCGGCATGATCGTGATGGCGGCGTCGAACGACCTGGTGACGATCTTCATCGGCCTCGAGCTGATGTCGCTCTCGCTCTACGTGCTGGTGGGATTCCGCCGCACGCGGCTGGAATCGAACGAGGCCTCGCTCAAGTATTTCCTGCTCGGGGCGTTCGCCTCGGGATTCCTGCTCTACGGCATCGCGCTGCTCTACGGCGCCACCGGCACGTCGAATCTGGCCCGCATGGGCGCGTTCCTCTCGGACACGCCGCTGCTCGGCAACCCGCTGCTGGTGATCGGCGCTCTGCTGGTGTTCACCGGCTTCGCCTTCAAGGTGGCGGCCGTGCCCTTCCACATGTGGACGCCCGACGCCTACGAAGGGGCGCCGACGGCGGTGACGGGCTTCATGTCGGTGGGCGCCAAGGCCGCGGGGTTCGCCGCCCTGCTGCGCGTCGGGCTGCGGGCCCTCGAGCCGCTGCAGGTGGACTGGGTTCCGCTGCTCGCGGTGGTGGCGTTCCTGACCATGACGGTCGGCAACGTCACCGCGCTCCTGCAGAACAACCTCAAGCGCATGCTGGCGTACTCGAGCATCGCGCACGCCGGCTACATCCTGGTCGCGGTCGCGGCGGGCGGGCCCGAGGGGGCGTCGGCGGCCGTCTTCTACCTGGCGGTCTACTCCTTCATGAACCTCGGCGCGTTCTCGGTGCTGACGATGATGGGCCGCGGGCGCGACGAGCGAGTGCTGATGAGCGACCTGTCCGGCCTGGGCTTCCGCCAGCCCTTCCTCGGGCTGGCGATGACCGTTTTCATGGTCTCGCTCGGCGGCATCCCGCCGACCGCCGGCTTCATGGGCAAGGTCTACGTCTTCGGAGCGGCCATGAAGAACCCGGCGCTGCTGTGGCTCGTCGTCGCCGGCGTGCTGAACAGCGTCGTGTCCGTCTACTACTACCTGCGGGTGACGGTGGCGATGTACATGCGCGAGCCCGAGGGCGAGCCGGTTCAGGTGTCGTGGGGCGTGCCGGTGGCGCTCGCGGTGGTGCTGGCGCTGGTCGCGACGTTGTGGTTCGGCGTACAGGCCAACGGCCTGTGGGCGATGGCCCGGGACAGCGTGCTGGGCCTGCTCTAG
- the murQ gene encoding N-acetylmuramic acid 6-phosphate etherase has protein sequence MDDRARFDEFARLATEQRNPRTMDLDTLDVPELLARINAEDRTVADAVARELPWIARAVDLIVASFRAGGRLVYAGAGTSGRLGVLDASECPPTFGSDPDQVVGVIAGGYTAVVRAVEGAEDRREEGEKAMNDLGVGPEDTVVGVAASRRTPFVVAAIERARERGARTVYVTCTPREEFQLPVDVAICPLVGPEVLMGSTRMKAGTAQKLVLNMLTTAAFVRSGKAYENMMVDLMANSQKLVERSRRTVMAVTGVEYDAAARAIEAAGRSVKTAIVMLKRDCDRDEAERLLRQTGGFVRRAIESAHREDGGA, from the coding sequence ATGGACGATCGCGCCCGATTCGACGAGTTTGCCCGGCTCGCCACCGAGCAGCGCAATCCGCGCACGATGGACCTCGACACGCTCGATGTGCCCGAGCTGCTCGCGCGCATCAACGCCGAGGACCGGACGGTCGCGGACGCCGTCGCGCGGGAGCTGCCGTGGATCGCCCGTGCGGTGGACCTGATCGTGGCGTCCTTCCGCGCCGGGGGCCGGCTCGTGTATGCGGGCGCGGGCACCAGCGGAAGGCTCGGCGTGCTGGATGCGTCCGAATGCCCGCCGACCTTCGGCTCGGACCCCGACCAGGTCGTGGGCGTCATCGCCGGCGGCTACACCGCAGTCGTCCGCGCGGTCGAGGGCGCCGAGGACCGGCGCGAGGAGGGCGAGAAGGCCATGAACGATCTCGGCGTCGGCCCCGAGGACACGGTCGTGGGCGTCGCCGCCAGCCGCCGGACCCCGTTCGTCGTCGCCGCGATCGAGCGGGCCCGCGAGCGCGGCGCGCGCACCGTGTACGTGACGTGCACGCCGCGCGAGGAGTTCCAGCTTCCGGTGGACGTGGCGATCTGCCCGCTCGTCGGCCCCGAGGTCCTGATGGGCTCGACCCGCATGAAGGCGGGAACCGCGCAGAAGCTGGTGCTGAACATGCTCACGACCGCCGCGTTCGTCCGCTCGGGCAAGGCGTACGAGAACATGATGGTGGACCTGATGGCGAACAGCCAGAAGCTGGTCGAGCGCAGCCGACGGACGGTCATGGCGGTGACCGGCGTCGAATACGACGCCGCCGCCCGGGCGATCGAGGCCGCGGGACGGAGCGTCAAGACCGCGATCGTGATGCTGAAGCGCGACTGCGATCGCGACGAGGCGGAACGGCTGCTGCGGCAGACCGGCGGCTTCGTGCGCCGCGCCATCGAGTCCGCGCACCGGGAGGACGGCGGCGCGTGA
- the argJ gene encoding bifunctional glutamate N-acetyltransferase/amino-acid acetyltransferase ArgJ — protein MSVLVEDDVLARFALAPGFQCAATACGLKKSGALDLALVWSERHCAAAGLFTTNRVKAAPVVLDRQTLPGSAARIRAVVANAGCANAVTGERGLADARRMASLAAEAVEARPDEVLVLSTGVIGVHLDMDKLGYGIAALRAPGALRAAADAARAILTTDTRPKVATATATIAGQTVRISGFAKGAGMIHPNLATMLAVLTTDALIDPERLDRALRRAAAASFNRISVDGDMSTNDTVLALASGVSAARVDDAGEEAFTGALTEACAALARQIARDGEGATRLVELRITGAETGRQAHRVGDAIACSPLVKTAIHGNDPNWGRVLAAAGYSGEEIDPGAVGLWFGEGDDVQLLDRGRPLAFDRAGASALLAKDPAVVHLDLGLGAAAATLWTCDLSAEYVRVNAEYTT, from the coding sequence ATGTCGGTTCTCGTCGAGGACGATGTCCTCGCGCGTTTCGCGCTCGCTCCGGGCTTCCAATGCGCGGCCACCGCCTGCGGTCTCAAGAAGAGTGGTGCGCTGGACCTGGCGCTCGTGTGGAGCGAGCGCCACTGCGCCGCCGCCGGACTGTTCACCACCAATCGGGTCAAGGCCGCGCCGGTCGTGCTGGATCGCCAGACGCTGCCCGGCTCCGCCGCCCGCATCCGCGCGGTGGTCGCGAACGCCGGCTGCGCCAACGCGGTCACGGGCGAGCGCGGCCTGGCGGACGCGCGGCGCATGGCGTCGCTCGCCGCCGAGGCGGTCGAGGCGAGGCCGGACGAGGTGCTCGTGCTCTCGACCGGCGTCATCGGCGTGCACCTCGACATGGACAAGCTCGGCTACGGCATCGCCGCGCTGCGCGCGCCGGGGGCGCTGCGCGCCGCGGCCGACGCCGCGCGTGCGATCCTCACGACCGACACCCGGCCCAAGGTCGCGACCGCCACCGCGACGATCGCCGGGCAGACGGTCCGGATTTCGGGCTTCGCCAAGGGCGCCGGCATGATCCACCCGAACCTGGCGACGATGCTCGCCGTGCTGACCACCGACGCGCTCATCGATCCCGAGCGGCTCGACCGGGCCCTGCGCCGCGCCGCCGCCGCGAGCTTCAACCGCATCAGCGTGGACGGCGACATGAGCACGAACGACACGGTGCTCGCGCTCGCGTCGGGCGTTTCCGCCGCGCGCGTGGACGATGCCGGCGAGGAGGCCTTCACCGGCGCGCTGACGGAGGCCTGCGCCGCGCTGGCGCGCCAGATCGCCCGCGACGGCGAAGGCGCGACGCGCCTCGTCGAGCTGCGCATCACCGGCGCCGAAACCGGGCGTCAGGCGCATCGGGTCGGCGACGCGATCGCCTGCTCGCCGCTCGTCAAAACGGCGATCCACGGCAACGACCCCAACTGGGGGCGGGTGCTCGCCGCCGCGGGTTACAGCGGCGAGGAGATCGATCCGGGCGCCGTCGGGCTGTGGTTCGGCGAAGGCGACGACGTGCAGCTGCTCGACCGCGGCCGGCCGCTGGCCTTCGATCGGGCCGGCGCCTCCGCGCTGCTCGCGAAGGACCCGGCGGTCGTGCACCTCGATCTCGGTCTCGGCGCCGCGGCGGCGACGCTCTGGACCTGCGACCTGAGCGCCGAGTACGTGCGCGTCAACGCGGAGTACACGACGTGA
- the moaC gene encoding cyclic pyranopterin monophosphate synthase MoaC, with protein sequence MPRRLSHVDARGRVRMVDVSAKNVTARVATARGMVFMHGATLELLRTGRTPKGNVLATAHLAAVMAAKRTSELVPLAHPVPVEAVDVAFDLDPAGPAVRIEARVRTRARTGVEMEALTAVTAAALTLYDMLKAVDRGMVIGEIALWEKRGGRSGPWKRREAVPRRAAKASTARRA encoded by the coding sequence ATGCCAAGGCGCCTCTCACACGTGGATGCACGCGGCCGCGTCCGGATGGTGGACGTGAGCGCCAAGAACGTGACCGCCCGCGTGGCCACCGCCCGGGGCATGGTCTTCATGCATGGCGCGACGCTCGAACTCCTTCGAACCGGCCGGACCCCGAAGGGGAACGTTCTCGCCACCGCGCACCTGGCGGCCGTCATGGCGGCCAAGCGCACCAGCGAGCTGGTGCCGCTCGCCCACCCGGTGCCCGTCGAGGCGGTGGACGTGGCCTTCGATCTCGACCCGGCGGGACCGGCGGTCCGGATCGAGGCGCGCGTACGCACGCGCGCCCGCACGGGCGTCGAAATGGAGGCGCTCACCGCCGTCACCGCCGCCGCGCTCACCCTCTACGACATGCTCAAGGCCGTGGACCGGGGCATGGTGATCGGCGAGATCGCCCTGTGGGAGAAGCGCGGCGGCCGCAGCGGCCCGTGGAAGCGTCGCGAGGCGGTGCCGCGACGCGCCGCGAAGGCGTCCACGGCGCGCCGCGCCTGA
- a CDS encoding alanyl-tRNA editing protein, whose product MASERRYYDDSYTVRFESPVSAAGEWQGRPAVELETTWFYPESGGQLPDQGSLAGSPVVDVQAAEDGRVWHVVEGGLPAGVVRGEIDWARRFDHMQQHTGQHVLSAAFERVASAATLSSTLGAERSVIELGLAGMDWRLAARVEESANRVLWEDRELRLHWTDAEGVKLFALRKPPQVQGRIRIVEVPDWDLSACGGTHTRRTGEVGAIKIVGWEKVRGNVRVTFLCGGRALLDHAWRTEALLEAAKRRTLKDRDLIAHLERALEERDALARRLRELNARLLAGDARARVGAPPRGVAEWAETRGRDDARAFALACLSAGAPWVVSGAGGPEPVVVVARAKGTGPDLKAMLAGLLAAARGKGGGSPELLQIAAADAAGAQVAFALARDQLSGPAGGD is encoded by the coding sequence ATGGCAAGCGAAAGACGTTACTACGACGATAGCTATACAGTTCGCTTCGAGAGTCCTGTTTCGGCGGCTGGCGAATGGCAGGGACGCCCGGCCGTCGAGCTCGAGACCACCTGGTTCTACCCGGAAAGCGGCGGCCAGCTGCCGGACCAGGGCTCGCTCGCGGGCAGCCCCGTCGTGGACGTGCAGGCGGCCGAGGACGGGCGCGTCTGGCATGTCGTCGAGGGCGGGCTTCCCGCCGGCGTCGTCCGTGGCGAGATCGACTGGGCGCGCCGCTTCGACCACATGCAGCAGCACACCGGCCAGCACGTGCTCTCGGCGGCGTTCGAACGCGTCGCGAGCGCGGCGACCCTGTCCTCGACGCTGGGAGCGGAGCGAAGCGTGATCGAGCTCGGCCTCGCCGGCATGGACTGGCGCCTCGCCGCGCGCGTCGAGGAGTCGGCGAACCGCGTGCTGTGGGAGGACCGCGAGCTCCGCCTGCACTGGACCGACGCCGAGGGGGTGAAGCTCTTCGCGCTGCGCAAGCCTCCGCAGGTCCAGGGGCGCATCCGCATCGTCGAGGTCCCGGACTGGGATCTCTCGGCCTGCGGCGGCACCCACACCCGGCGTACCGGCGAAGTCGGGGCGATCAAGATCGTCGGCTGGGAAAAGGTGCGCGGCAACGTGCGCGTGACGTTCCTGTGCGGCGGCCGCGCGCTGCTCGACCACGCCTGGCGCACCGAAGCGCTGCTCGAGGCCGCGAAGCGCCGCACGCTCAAGGATCGCGACCTCATCGCGCACCTCGAACGGGCGCTCGAGGAGCGCGACGCGCTCGCCAGGCGGTTGCGCGAGCTGAACGCCCGCCTGCTGGCCGGGGACGCGCGCGCGCGCGTGGGCGCGCCGCCGCGCGGCGTCGCGGAGTGGGCCGAAACGCGCGGGCGCGACGACGCGCGCGCGTTCGCGCTCGCCTGCCTTTCGGCGGGCGCCCCGTGGGTCGTGAGCGGCGCCGGCGGTCCCGAACCCGTCGTCGTCGTCGCGCGAGCGAAGGGAACCGGCCCCGACCTGAAGGCGATGCTCGCCGGGCTGCTGGCCGCCGCGCGAGGTAAGGGCGGCGGCAGTCCCGAACTGCTGCAGATCGCCGCCGCCGACGCCGCGGGGGCGCAGGTGGCGTTCGCGCTCGCACGCGATCAGCTTTCGGGGCCGGCCGGAGGCGACTGA
- the mutM gene encoding bifunctional DNA-formamidopyrimidine glycosylase/DNA-(apurinic or apyrimidinic site) lyase: protein MPELPEVETVRRMLAACIPGRRIARAVVSRHRLRSASLAKLPVALAGRVFGEPRRTGKFLFLDLDGGLTLLSHLGMSGRWLYWPDARTADREMPHVHLRLAIEGGAALWYQDIRRFGMLRVVPLERLARDPSIRRLGPDPLAEPPTGESLHTLARGARVAVKNFLLDQRRIAGLGNIYVSEVLFRAALDPRRRAGTLSTPEWTRVASEIRPVLEASIERMGTTFSSYRTIWNEPGGYGERLLVYDRAGEPCRRCGAAVRRIVQGGRATFFCPACQSRRPAVAGPRGPRPARAAATRRGPSRAGRT, encoded by the coding sequence ATGCCCGAACTGCCCGAGGTCGAAACCGTCCGCCGCATGCTGGCCGCGTGCATTCCCGGCCGGCGCATCGCGCGGGCGGTGGTTTCGCGGCACCGGCTGCGGAGCGCATCGCTCGCGAAGCTGCCCGTGGCGCTGGCGGGCCGGGTCTTCGGCGAACCGCGCCGCACGGGCAAGTTCCTGTTCCTCGATCTGGACGGCGGCCTCACGCTCCTTTCCCACCTCGGCATGAGCGGACGGTGGCTCTACTGGCCGGACGCGCGCACGGCGGACCGCGAAATGCCGCACGTGCACCTGCGGCTCGCGATCGAGGGCGGTGCGGCGCTCTGGTATCAGGACATCCGCCGCTTCGGAATGTTGCGCGTCGTGCCGCTCGAACGGCTCGCGCGCGACCCCTCGATCCGGCGGCTCGGTCCCGACCCGCTCGCCGAGCCCCCGACCGGCGAGTCGTTGCACACGCTTGCCCGCGGGGCGCGCGTCGCGGTCAAGAACTTCCTGCTCGATCAGCGCCGCATCGCCGGGCTCGGCAACATCTACGTGAGCGAGGTGCTGTTCCGCGCCGCGCTCGATCCACGGCGCCGCGCGGGAACGCTCTCGACGCCCGAATGGACGCGCGTCGCGTCCGAGATCCGCCCGGTGCTGGAAGCGTCCATCGAGCGGATGGGCACGACGTTCAGCAGCTACCGCACGATCTGGAACGAGCCGGGCGGCTATGGCGAGCGGCTGCTCGTGTACGACCGCGCGGGCGAGCCGTGCCGACGGTGCGGGGCGGCGGTGCGGCGCATCGTGCAGGGCGGGCGGGCCACGTTCTTCTGCCCGGCCTGCCAGAGCCGCAGGCCCGCCGTGGCCGGCCCCCGCGGGCCGCGGCCGGCGCGCGCCGCCGCGACCCGGCGCGGACCCTCCCGGGCCGGAAGAACCTGA
- a CDS encoding sigma 54-interacting transcriptional regulator, translating into MAHPRPNPAAATTGAVARDVALQPIIGASAKIQRLLRLVARVAPTDSTVLVLGESGTGKELVARSLHVLSPRARGPFVPVNVGALPESLVESELFGHAKGAFTGAGVERAGLVEEADRGTLFLDEIGDMPAGAQVKLLRALESNEVRRIGENAPRLVDVRIVAATNRDLRALVAEGRFRADLYYRLNVVQLELPPLRERREDIGLLASYFLERAARRQKRGSLKLTPAAMDLLEKYDYPGNVRELENAIEHAVAVSDRPLLDAADLPAEVRSPRLLARVAGRPALSTAPQSSAGDELEGAGERDSLSLEEVTREHVLRVLARHDANTTAASRQLGISRTTLWRMLRRWGLSRSGSGQA; encoded by the coding sequence ATGGCCCATCCCAGACCCAACCCGGCCGCCGCCACGACCGGCGCCGTCGCCCGCGACGTCGCGCTGCAGCCGATCATCGGCGCCAGCGCGAAGATCCAGCGCCTGCTGCGCCTGGTCGCGCGCGTCGCGCCGACCGACAGCACGGTGCTGGTGCTGGGGGAGAGCGGAACGGGCAAGGAGCTGGTCGCGCGCTCGCTGCACGTGCTCTCGCCGCGGGCGCGCGGCCCATTCGTGCCGGTCAACGTCGGGGCGCTGCCGGAGTCGCTCGTCGAGAGCGAGCTGTTCGGGCACGCGAAGGGCGCATTCACGGGCGCCGGCGTCGAGCGCGCGGGCCTCGTCGAGGAGGCCGACCGAGGCACGCTCTTTCTCGACGAGATCGGCGACATGCCCGCCGGCGCGCAGGTGAAGCTGCTGCGCGCGCTCGAGAGCAACGAGGTCCGGCGCATCGGCGAGAACGCCCCCCGCCTGGTGGATGTGCGGATCGTCGCGGCCACGAATCGCGACCTGCGGGCGCTCGTCGCCGAGGGCCGGTTCCGCGCCGACCTCTACTACCGCCTCAACGTCGTGCAGCTCGAGCTGCCGCCGCTGCGCGAGCGGCGCGAGGACATCGGGCTGCTCGCGTCGTACTTCCTGGAGCGCGCCGCCCGCCGCCAGAAGCGCGGCAGCCTGAAGCTGACGCCGGCCGCCATGGATCTGCTCGAGAAGTACGACTACCCGGGCAACGTGCGCGAGCTCGAGAACGCCATCGAACACGCCGTCGCCGTCTCCGACCGGCCGCTGCTCGACGCCGCCGACCTGCCCGCCGAAGTCCGATCGCCGCGCCTGCTCGCCCGTGTGGCGGGTCGTCCGGCCTTGTCCACGGCACCTCAGTCTTCCGCAGGAGACGAGTTGGAGGGGGCCGGAGAGCGCGACTCGCTGTCGCTCGAGGAGGTGACGCGGGAACACGTGCTGCGGGTCCTCGCGCGGCACGACGCCAATACGACGGCGGCCTCCCGCCAGCTCGGAATCTCGCGCACGACGCTGTGGCGCATGCTCCGGCGCTGGGGCCTGTCCCGCTCCGGCTCCGGACAGGCTTGA